In Brettanomyces bruxellensis chromosome 8, complete sequence, a genomic segment contains:
- a CDS encoding uncharacterized protein (BUSCO:EOG09264HU0), producing MEGIFAINKPSGMTSRLCLDKVNRILSQAECFKPTLKALAEKRNAGRKSRRNRRSNKLKMGHGGTLDPLASGVLILGVGSGTKRLGGLTNHSTKIYEAEALLGGETTTGDSDGELSLITENDFITKELLESTAQKFIGTVTQTPPIFSALKMNGIPLYEYARKNIPLPRKIKSREVQIHSLDLCDDCLTKDHKYPFLQSKLCDDGTTLVTLLQNNKPLQEHVVSFSKEYLERAERDSSLSTEAVSLKKANDLQQYNTEGYKAPLLHFIATVSSGTYIRSLITDLGRALGSSAYMVSLIRRRQDDWLLDQNTFELSDFENYEEDVWGPVLKRVFEEGPKVNIREAMAEAIANRKIKKVEEPLGKEVVDNEEITPSDNITVVPRTSKKE from the coding sequence ATGGAGGGAATTTTTGCGATCAACAAGCCTTCTGGCATGACCTCAAGGTTGTGTCTTGACAAAGTGAACAGGATTCTCTCTCAGGCAGAATGTTTTAAGCCTACCTTAAAAGCACTGgcagagaaaagaaatgcGGGACGAAAATCTCGTAGAAACAGAAGATCTAACAAGTTAAAAATGGGGCATGGAGGAACTTTGGATCCGTTGGCTTCTGGTGTTTTAATACTAGGTGTGGGCTCGGGAACAAAACGGTTAGGAGGGCTCACAAATCATTCCACTAAAATATATGAGGCAGAGGCTTTACTTGGCGGTGAAACGACGACAGGAGACTCGGATGGTGAGCTATCGTTAATTACTGAAAATGACTTTATTACGAAAGAGCTACTTGAAAGTACTGCTCAGAAATTTATTGGCACTGTAACACAGACACCACCTATATTTAGTGCTCTCAAAATGAACGGAATACctttatatgaatatgctAGAAAGAATATTCCTTTACCTCGTAAAATCAAATCAAGGGAGGTTCAGATTCACTCACTCGATTTGTGTGATGATTGTTTAACCAAAGATCACAAGTATccatttcttcaaagcaaGCTTTGCGATGATGGCACTACACTCGTCACACTGTTGCAGAATAATAAGCCATTACAGGAACACGTTGTTTCCTTTTCGAAAGAGTACCTCGAAAGGGCTGAAAGGGATTCATCATTATCCACCGAAGCCGTTTCATTGAAAAAAGCCAATGACCTCCAACAATACAATACTGAGGGTTACAAAGCCCCTCTTCTGCATTTTATCGCTACAGTCTCATCTGGAACTTATATCAGATCCCTTATAACTGATCTTGGCAGGGCTTTAGGATCATCTGCCTATATGGTCAGTCTTATTAGAAGGAGACAAGATGATTGGTTGCTCGATCAAAATACTTTTGagctttctgattttgaGAATTATGAGGAAGATGTCTGGGGACCAGTCCTTAAAAGGGTCTTCGAAGAGGGTCCGAAAGTTAATATTCGGGAGGCAATGGCAGAAGCAATCGCCAACaggaaaattaaaaaggtTGAGGAGCCTTTGGGGAAGGAAGTGGTGGATAACGAGGAAATCACACCAAGTGACAACATAACTGTCGTCCCTAGAACATCCAAGAAAGAGTAG
- the ALA1 gene encoding Alanine--tRNA ligase (BUSCO:EOG09260HPO) produces MSTTNYNGQPAESSAFNAENWPASKVRDTFLNFFKERGHTFVPSSSVIPHDDPTLLFANAGMNQYKPIFLGTIDPSSPLAHIKRATNSQKCIRAGGKHNDLEDVGRDSYHHTFFEMLGNWSFGDYFKEGAVGFSWELLTKVYKLDPSRLYVTYFGGDKKAGLQPDLETKKIWENIGVSESHILPGSAKDNFWEMGDQGPCGPCSEIHYDRIGGRNAADLVNKDDPDVLEIWNNVFIQFNREQDGSLKSLPQKHIDTGMGFERLVSILQNVRSNYDTDVFRPLFAKIQEITGVRPYTGKFGKEDVDGIDTAYRVLADHVRTLTFAIADGGVPNNEGRGYVLRRILRRGARYARKYMNYPIGKFFSSLAPTLIEQVKNIFPELTKDPQTIYEIMDEEEASFARTLDRGEKLFESYAEKASKTSEKMLSGKDVWRLYDTYGFPVDLTRLMAEEAGLKIDEEGFEKAKLASWKASKSGNSKGGKKLLKLDVHALGDLQSNDKISQTDDQFKYTSNDVEADIQAIYVDQKFVNSTEGLKEGQQIGIILSKTPFYAEQGGQVNDTGKLVIDGQAEFNVENVQTYAGYVLHTGYIEEGSLKVGESVIASYDETRRESLRHNHTGTHILNFALRSVLGDSVDQKGSLVAPDKLRFDFSFKKALKLDQIKKTEEIVNKIIKDDVKVYTKSVPLEEAKKINGLRAVFGESYPDPVRVVSVGNSVDELIADPSNKKWLNYPIEFCGGTHVSRSSDIKFLVITEEGGIAKGIRRIMALTGEEALKTKTVANEFEAVLDDIEKMPFGNAKQKALKANTTKLGKLIVSILDKESLKSKFNKIDKDVKNELKKRQKAATKKAEEEISQYFEEHPDSQFVALHIDTGSNARVITEAFNYLKKNFKGKSLFIIIGTSEDQRVAQGVYISDEHLKSLASSDVAKVASEYIGGKAGGRGNICQGMGDKPNGINKAVDAVTKLFEEKLKL; encoded by the coding sequence ATGTCTACCACCAATTATAACGGTCAGCCAGCCGAAAGTTCAGCTTTCAACGCTGAAAATTGGCCTGCTTCTAAAGTTCGTGATACATTCTTGAACTTCTTTAAGGAAAGAGGACATACTTTTGttccatcatcttctgTTATTCCACATGATGATCCTACTTTACTTTTTGCCAATGCAGGTATGAACCAATACAAGCCAATCTTTTTGGGAACTATTGACCCATCTTCTCCATTGGCACACATTAAAAGGGCCACAAACTCTCAGAAATGTATTAGAGCAGGTGGAAAGCATAatgatttggaagatgTCGGTAGGGATTCTTATCATCACACATTCTTTGAGATGTTGGGTAACTGGTCGTTTGGTGACTATTTCAAAGAAGGCGCGGTGGGATTTTCTTGGGAACTTCTAACAAAGGTTTACAAGCTTGACCCAAGTCGATTGTATGTTACCTACTTTGGAGGTGACAAGAAGGCTGGACTTCAGCCAGATTTAGAGACGAAGAAGATCTGGGAAAATATCGGTGTTTCGGAAAGTCATATCTTACCTGGTTCCGCCAAAGACAATTTCTGGGAGATGGGTGACCAAGGTCCATGTGGTCCATGCTCAGAGATCCATTATGATCGTATTGGCGGCAGGAATGCTGCAGATTTGGTGAACAAAGATGATCCAGATGTTTTAGAAATTTGGAACAATGTCTTCATCCAGTTCAACAGAGAACAGGATGGTTCTTTGAAGTCATTGCCTCAGAAACATATTGATACTGGTATGGGATTTGAGCGGTTGGTTTCCATCTTACAAAATGTTAGGTCTAACTACGATACTGATGTCTTCAGACCATTGTTCGCAAAGATACAAGAGATCACTGGCGTCAGACCTTACACTGGAAAGTTCGGTAAGGAGGACGTTGACGGAATTGATACTGCATACAGAGTGTTGGCTGATCACGTGCGTACTCTTACTTTCGCAATTGCAGACGGTGGTGTGCCAAACAATGAAGGTAGAGGCTATGTTTTAAGGAGAATTTTGAGAAGAGGTGCAAGATATGCCAGGAAATACATGAACTACCCAATCGGCAAGTTCTTTTCCAGTCTTGCTCCAACCTTAATTGAGcaggtgaaaaatatattccCTGAACTTACTAAGGATCCTCAGACTATCTACGAGATTAtggatgaagaggaagcaTCATTTGCCAGAACTTTGGACAGAGGTGAAAAGCTATTCGAATCTTATGCTGAAAAGGCATCGAAAACATCTGAGAAGATGCTCTCTGGAAAGGACGTGTGGAGATTGTATGACACTTACGGTTTCCCGGTTGATTTGACTAGATTGATGGCCGAAGAAGCTGGCTTGAAGATTGATGAGGAAGGATTCGAAAAGGCAAAGCTTGCCTCATGGAAGGCTTCCAAGTCTGGTAATTCTAAGGGCGGTAAGAAACTTCTCAAGCTCGATGTTCATGCTCTGGGCGATCTTCAGTCCAATGACAAGATCTCTCAGACGGATGATCAATTCAAGTACACCAGcaatgatgttgaagcAGACATTCAGGCCATTTACGTGGATCAGAAGTTTGTGAACTCCACGGAAGGATTGAAAGAAGGTCAGCAGATCGGTATCATTTTGAGCAAGACACCATTTTATGCAGAACAAGGTGGACAGGTGAATGATACCGGTAAGCTTGTGATTGACGGTCAAGCCGAGTTTAATGTTGAAAACGTTCAGACGTATGCCGGTTATGTTTTACACACTGGATATATAGAAGAGGGATCTCTTAAAGTGGGAGAATCAGTTATTGCTAGTTACGATGAGACGAGGAGAGAATCGTTAAGACACAACCATACTGGTACTCATATCTTGAACTTTGCTTTGAGGAGTGTTCTGGGAGACTCAGTTGATCAGAAAGGTTCATTGGTTGCCCCTGATAAGTTGAGATTCGATTTCTCCTTTAAGAAGGCTTTGAAACTAGatcaaatcaaaaagaCGGAGGAAATCGTGAATAAGATTATTAAGGATGACGTCAAGGTTTACACTAAGTCTGTTCCACTGGAGGAGGCCAAAAAGATCAATGGATTGAGAGCAGTCTTTGGAGAGAGTTATCCTGATCCTGTTCGTGTCGTTTCTGTTGGTAATTCCGTGGATGAGCTCATTGCCGACCCTTCAAATAAGAAATGGCTCAACTACCCAATTGAATTCTGTGGTGGTACGCACGTTTCCAGATCCAGCGATATTAAGTTCTTAGTTATTACTGAAGAAGGTGGTATTGCCAAGGGTATAAGAAGAATTATGGCACTTACTGGAGAAGAAGCACTCAAAACCAAGACTGTCGCCAATGAGTTTGAAGCAGTTCTAGACGACATCGAGAAAATGCCATTTGGAAATGCCAAGCAAAAAGCTCTCAAGGCCAATACTACCAAGCTGGGCAAACTCATAGTTTCAATTTTGGATAAGGAAAGCTTGAAGAGCAAGTTCAACAAAATTGATAAGGACGTTAAAAatgagttgaagaagagacAAAAGGCTGCAACTAAGAAGGCCGAGGAAGAAATTTCCCAATACTTTGAGGAGCATCCAGATTCTCAGTTTGTTGCTCTTCACATTGACACCGGTTCAAATGCCAGAGTTATTACGGAAGCATTCAATtacttgaagaagaatttcaaGGGAAAATCTCTATTCATCATAATTGGTACTAGTGAAGATCAAAGAGTTGCTCAAGGTGTGTACATTTCTGATGAGCACTTGAAGAGTCTTGCCAGCTCCGATGTTGCCAAGGTTGCTTCTGAATATATTGGTGGTAAGGCTGGAGGAAGAGGTAATATTTGCCAAGGTATGGGTGACAAACCGAACGGAATTAACAAGGCTGTTGATGCTGTCACAAAATTGTTTGAAGAGAAACTTAAGTTGTGA
- a CDS encoding uncharacterized protein (BUSCO:EOG09261S7X), producing MKDLQSLDLFDVNGMMYDQRLSLLGQTSILQDWTPIRATIGLNDSLTYTFDVNYTSPGLAHSFEVMVFISAAICEMPDSLEFSSQKNGLSLYYTFESNVANLSAMNRISFVNGYAEGLASSDGAENHRVLYVTIKPDDCESCTLNDTWIYELGLSQSDLVFQYDNNPIISVADTDFDSAAFSAENLTFRNDSTYTVYLYNRSQYTSLSRLNQSWCAIANADEYVKQYPLESSAVVSEKKFFSVTDLQKSTNYTGVLLQTFNTVNYGGSVYKLFNFSTMGSNACKVIYGLDFCDEVAYAAPASRNLTNGQQTVQELASIYDNYTKELYQQFDYALQQIPCDAHLDSRYSPIRTCENCRYSYKQWLCSVTIPRCSSEEQEGYKRYNSSEGRNSFIADTIDPPLSYYEILPCISMCNAIVRDCPSDFGFACPIRDDFLGVSYGVNSDDASNLTCNYVGNNDMDSDNLEEQVSTGGAALISPSFSIRMMYIAAILFYLI from the coding sequence ATGAAAGATCTCCAATCATTAGACCTTTTTGACGTAAATGGAATGATGTATGATCAAAGATTATCACTTTTAGGACAAACCTCGATTCTCCAGGACTGGACGCCAATTCGGGCAACTATTGGTTTAAATGATTCGTTAACATACACATTTGACGTTAATTATACCTCTCCAGGATTGGCACATTCTTTTGAAGTCATGGTTTTTATTAGTGCAGCCATTTGTGAAATGCCAGATTCCTTAGAATTTAGCTCTCAGAAAAATGGATTGAGTCTTTACTACACATTTGAGTCTAACGTTGCCAATCTTTCCGCTATGAATCGTATATCTTTTGTGAATGGTTATGCTGAAGGACTTGCAAGCAGCGATGGAGCGGAGAATCACAGAGTATTATACGTTACAATAAAACCAGATGATTGTGAAAGTTGCACTTTGAATGATACATGGATATATGAATTGGGTCTTTCTCAGAGCGATCTTGTTTTTCAATATGATAATAACCCTATCATTTCGGTGGCTGATACGGATTTCGACTCGGCCGCTTTTTCCGCGGAGAATCTCACATTCAGAAATGATTCTACATATACGGTATATCTATACAACCGGTCACAGTATACATCCTTATCACGTCTTAATCAAAGTTGGTGTGCTATAGCGAATGCCGATGAATACGTCAAGCAATATCCTTTGGAATCATCTGCTGTTGTGagtgaaaagaaattcttTTCCGTTACAGATTTGCAGAAGTCAACAAATTATACAGGGGTGCTTTTGCAAACATTCAATACGGTGAATTATGGTGGCTCTGTTTAcaaacttttcaacttttccaCAATGGGTTCCAACGCTTGTAAAGTAATTTACGGCCTTGACTTCTGCGATGAGGTTGCGTACGCTGCTCCTGcttcaagaaatttgaCCAATGGTCAACAAACCGTTCAGGAATTGGCCAGTATTTACGATAATTACACAAAAGAGTTGTATCAGCAGTTTGACTATGCACTGCAACAGATACCTTGTGATGCGCATTTGGATTCTAGATACTCTCCGATCAGAACATGTGAGAACTGCCGTTATTCCTACAAACAATGGCTTTGTTCGGTAACGATTCCAAGATGCTCTTCCGAGGAGCAGGAAGGTTATAAGAGATACAATTCCTCAGAGGGCAGGAACTCTTTTATTGCAGATACAATTGATCCGCCTCTTTCTTACTATGAGATATTACCATGTATATCTATGTGCAATGCCATAGTCAGGGATTGTCCATCTGACTTTGGTTTTGCATGCCCCATAAGAGATGATTTTCTAGGAGTGAGTTATGGGGTCAATTCTGACGATGCTAGTAATCTAACCTGCAATTATGTGGGAAACAATGATATGGATTCTGACAATTTGGAGGAGCAAGTTTCTACCGGAGGTGCGGCATTAAtttcaccttctttttcgatTAGAATGATGTACATTGCAGCAATTCTTTTCTACCTTATTTAA